DNA from Candidatus Paceibacterota bacterium:
CAGTCCAATACCAGTTATCGGCCGTATATTTAACACCGTCTCCGTTCCAGGCCACAGTGCCTGAAAATCCGGTGTCTGAACCTCTTTCAGCCCAAACGTTTTGTCCAAATCCCCATATATACGGAGGACTGCTTATGCCAAACGATGCCGCGATTTCATCGGAAGTTAGCCAATCGCTCACAGCATAAAGATGACCCGCTTGGAACGTCCCGTGATCGACTAACGGAATCGCGTAGGCAGGCGGAGAGGATTCTTCTCCCCACAGGATTAAATCCGCCGGCAAAGTTTGCCAGCTTCCCACAAGAATGCCCGCTTCCGTGTAATTCGTTAAGATGCTCACAACAAGCGGATTGGTATTCACATTGTAGGAGATTTGAGTAGTGTCAAAACCGGATTCGCCTATCTGGTCACCTATCGGGTCATAAATGGTTATGTCATAGGCCTGCGTCAAAACCGGTACAGACAAAAAAACCGCCGATAAAACCAACAACACGCAAAAAATCTTCTTCATCAAGCTAACTCCTTTTTTTCTTTTTTAAGGTTTCCGTCAAAAAACTCAGCCCCTGCCTCTTTTTTACCTCCTTATTAAAGATCTAAGCACAGTTATTACAGATAGCACACAGCTCTATTTTTTGTCAAATTCAAAATTGACATTGCCAAATGAAAGGCTAAACTGAAATAAACATGGGAAACAGAGAAATTTTTAGCTCAATTTATTATTTTCTTATTAACTGGTTTGGAAAATCAGTCTGTTTTGCGCGTTTATAAAAATTATAAAAAGATTTTTAAAAGCAAAATAGACTGGTCTTCCAAGACCAGTTTTTTGTTCTTTGCGTTAATTTCAGTTCTTTACAATTCTCGGCAAAAACAATAAAACAGGGAGGAAATTATGGCTTCTTCAAGCGCGATTTGGACATGTCAAGAATGCGGCACAAAAAACTGCAACGCGAAACGCTGCAAAAAATGCGGCAAAAAGCACAGGCTCAACAATTGCAAGGGAAAAAGCAGCTGCCGTTCTTTCCATGGCTGGAGAACACCAGCTAATGATACTCCGGCAAATGTTTCCGCCGCGTAAAAACAGGATACCCCCGCTTTTGGCGGGGGTATTTTTGAGTATCGCAACACAAACCATTTTTCAGCATTATTTCACAACAAAATTATTCCTCTATTTTTCCCAGCATAATTCCAATTCCAACCCTTATACCATTGAAAGTATTTATTATTCTTTCTTTATACACTTTTTTCTGGGTTTCTATTTCTTCTCTTGTCTGAGGAAAATGCTTTTCTCTGGATTCTAGCATTTTTTCAAGATATTCA
Protein-coding regions in this window:
- a CDS encoding PEP-CTERM sorting domain-containing protein, which gives rise to MKKIFCVLLVLSAVFLSVPVLTQAYDITIYDPIGDQIGESGFDTTQISYNVNTNPLVVSILTNYTEAGILVGSWQTLPADLILWGEESSPPAYAIPLVDHGTFQAGHLYAVSDWLTSDEIAASFGISSPPYIWGFGQNVWAERGSDTGFSGTVAWNGDGVKYTADNWYWTDAVPPGDYLGISWGTSTCANDIIGAPVPEPATMLLLGSGLIGLSGFARRKFKKA